The DNA region TGAAAGTTTTCTATATTTCAGAGCTGTCAGAGTGCTGAAGGAGGCACTATGTATTTAGTGCAGATTTGCTTAGTTTGGATAATGTCTCCCTCCAGTTGAAAGATTTATTCTTGTACTCTTTGTGACTCTAGGTTTCCATATGGGATGATGTTAGAGGACTATCTTTCTTGAATTTTCTGCACTTGATGGAAATTGTGTTTACTCTTGTATTCAATTAAGTTTCTATTTGCCATTATGCCTTTTGAGTGCTATGggtatcctttcctttcctagTGCCTTTGTATAATTATTTACTTTCACTTCATAGAAAATAGAAATCCATTTTTCTCAGTGAGTATGTCTATTAATATTTCTTTGAGAAGCATTCTAATGTTCCCTTTTCTTTACACACATTGCTTAAATGTTGCTCAGTTCACCATGGAATTGGCTGGCACTGAATCTGGACATGTACCCAAGATTTACTCCATGGATATGTCTCAAGACTTCATTCCAATGTCTGTCTTTTCTGAGTCATCACAAGGTAAGTATAAACCTTCTCAAGATGGCCTTTTTATCCTGAAATTTAATGGGCATAAATAGATCTCTTAATGATAGTTAAATTTTCACCTTGAGATCTATTCCCAAAGTTTCTGTTCTAGTTTTGAACACTAATTTTATGTGGAACTTGAGATTGTTTTGGTACTTTCGTTGCCCTCAAGGTGCAAGTTCAATTTTATGACTGGACTTGTATGGagttttttattctaaaacaGGCCTGGACTTgtattacattattaaaaaaaaaaattcagtaaaaatgctaaaatttcattaaacaaaaaaagtgacagtatacaggaagtatattagagagaaaagggaaaagaaaacaagaaaaaaggtAGACATTAAACAAGAAACATGCTATCTAAAAAAGACAGCAGATCAGAACCACGGTCAAGAAATGAGAGAGCCTGGTTCCATGTGAACAGAGTGCTCAAAAATTGCGATGAACTCCATTTTTATAGTCAATCCTAATAAAAGAATGCATGTAGGTACATAATATAAACGCATTTTTATCTGATGAGTTGAAGCAATTGTCTTACAAGCTACTAGCTTTACACAACAATACGTCATatctttgctaatttttttttttccctgataagCAACTAACTTTATTGATATGAATTTATTAAAGAAACCCAAGTGCACAGGGGGTAGGTATATTAGGGGTACACAAAAATTAACCTCTCAAGTTACAATGagcataaataaaaaaggacaaCAGGAAAATGATTGCAGAGCTAATgtccaatcaaacaaagaataaaagaaaaatgacataGGTTTGAGAATAGATTGTTCACTTCCCTCAAAGCTCCTGGAATTCCTCTCCTGCCAAGGACACCGCATAAATCTTCCCTCGCAAGAAGCTAGCAAATCCAGAACCTTTTGCAGCATGACCCATTGAACCTCAAACAAATCAAACACCATGTTCCACAACTCATTAGCTACAAGGCTGTGAAGAAGTAAATGATACACAGTTTCTTCACTCCGTTTACGCATATAACACCAATCTAACACAATAATGCCTTTTTGTACTATTAGCAGGTTTTATCACGTGTAAATGTCAAAGTCTAAGAACTCATAATGATTTGAACTGTTTGTATGAatcattattttgatttttttttgtttttgtttttgttttttttttcaatagaagATATGAATCTAACTTTAAGATGCTTGGGGGGTATGACTCCAAACTAAGCTAATGTTTTATAAGCCCTTCCGGTGGTTTTATCAACATGCATAACTTTACTGGGATCTGGACCATCTGGTATTTAATGTAGAAACCATATTACATCAATGGTCTACTGGAAAAAACAGTATGAGTATCAGAATCAGCAATGCATTAACCAACTGTTCTGAggtggaaaaaaagaagaaggaaacttGAATAAAATAAGTATATGGTTGCTCTCAAGATTAAATTTATGCCTGCATCTGTCAAAAATGGATGGTTTTCAGTTTTATTTGAAAGGTAATTACAACTGACATATAGTTACAGAAAAAGTAAGAAGAATTACAGGGTTGGTCTGCAAAGTTGAATTTGGAAATGAGGTCAAATATTGAGGAAGTGAATAAATCTATATAAGGTTATGGGTTAGACTTCTTCATTGAGGCTATAGATAATTGGTCATTTATGTTGAATTTATATGAGATATTATGGTGCTGAAGACAGTGATTCAGTTGATAGGGTATTTGCAAGTGAGATTCATTTTGTTGGCATAGATGTTCTAATCTGTATGCTGCTCCCTTGTGTGTGTAGTGGACAATTTGGCATGAGAGGAGTAGCATAACATTTGATGGTGTTAAATGtgaaaaccataaaataaaataataataataataataataataataattaaaaattaagaaaattaaaataagaaaaagaagaaaagggtcAATGCACAAAGCTCCCATTTTTGCAGGATTTGGGAGAGATGATTGATAGGCAGTCTTCCCCTCCTCTTTTTAGACAGACCGATTCTCAAACTAGAATCTGTAACCTATTGCATTAGGCACTTACCATCACCTTAAGGCCTAACCTCCTGAATGCCCAAACCATGTCTTAAAATTATCCATGCTGAGATGTTTGTATGACTAGTTAGCTACTCTAGGCAGAATTCCATCGTGttcttttttgtaattctttgattgtttaaatttgagATTGTAGTTTAATAGGAGTGGTATGGTACATACCTGGGTTAGGCTTATTGATTTGATGTGTATCTAGATCAGAATTTACTCTGCCCTCATTTAAAACTATAACAACACATGGTCattcaaataattttcttttagttatttttatatgtgCTGCTTATATTTTGAATGTATACCTGAGAGGATTGAATACTTAAAGAAAGTGAGTCCTTAGGATCAAATGAGTAGATAAATATAATGTGGAGAGAACCGTTGGCCACTTATTTccttaatttgattgattgtagCTGTATTTTGGATtgttcttttaaaatatataattcttcTCTTAGGACTATTGTTTTAGCAGGCTCAAGTAATCTAATTAATTCCTTAATATTGTAGGGAAATTTTTTGTGGAGGGAAAAATACTGAACAAATTTGACATGAAGCCCCATAACCAGGATATCGAGAATTATGGGAAACTCTGCCGTGAAAGGACAACTAAATATATGACTAAGACTAGACAGATACAGGTTCTCCTTATTACTTCTATATATATGTGCTACTTGACAAAGAttattaattacattttttgtttccttgacTTTCTCCTCACTCCCCTTTCAGGTGATCGGCAACGACAATGGGGCTCATATGAGGCCTTTGCCAGGGATGATGAGTTTTTCGTCTTCTGGACCTAATGTACTTATTCCCACCTTCATTTTATGTTTGACATTGTTATATAAAATTGTGTATTTCACTGCTTGATATTTAGGGGAAACTTACTTTATTCTGTAAGTGTATATGCATGTCAAAATATATGTCTCGTATTGATTTTCCATCATGTAGTATATAAGGAGAGCTGCTTTGTTTGGAATAGGATAAGAAGAAAATACCGGCGAAGGGATCAGAAGCAAAACGCACAAGAAGGGATCGTAACGAAATGGAGGAAATTATGTTTAAGCTCTTTGAAAGGCAACCAAACTGGACTTTAAGACAGCTAATCCAGGAGACAGACCAACCCGaagtaagttttttatttttatttattattatcactTAATTACTGTATACTCAATATTAAACTACTATATGCCTATCTTTTTCTGTTCTAGCTTGCTACCTTTGGGATGTAAGCATTTCACATTGTATTTGGTTTGCTAATGGCTGATATTTCTAACTTCTAAGTGCCTTTTCACcacttatataattatatttaccTTATAAATGGCACCTGACTGCTTCAATTCCTTCTCTGCCTCCATTGTGACACGGGACTGTTAGATAGAGATTATTAAGTTTCCTATTACAAAGTAAAATGCCATAAAACTAGTTTGTCATATGAACCAACTAAATTCTGTTGTGTCGTGCCCTCTTGTGCTGTATGACTGTTACATATTTGAAGCATGTTTGATGGCTGACATGGACTTGCTTTTACAAGGATAAAAAACTAGCATTCTTAATAATCCATCCCAATCTTCAACTAACAAAAACATTTACAGGCTAAACAATGAGAactgatttattatttttgttcattgTAGTATTCTTATCTGTGTTGTAAGGACTTTCCTCTaggatttaaatttaataatgatTTTGTCTCTCTGCAGCAATTTATGAAAGACATACTCAAAGACCTGTGTGTCTACAATAACAAGGGAGCTAATCAAGGATCTTATGAGCTGAAGCCAGAATACAGGAGAACAAATGAGGAACCAACTCCACAATAGGTCACATGATATAGATTTGATCCATATGGAGACTTTTGGTACTGATGCTTAGTTCATAACTTCCtgcttcttttttaaatttcagaTTGCGATCCCTTGTTTCTGTACAGAATTTAAATTTTCCTATGAAAA from Castanea sativa cultivar Marrone di Chiusa Pesio chromosome 6, ASM4071231v1 includes:
- the LOC142638474 gene encoding uncharacterized protein LOC142638474, yielding MDEQASNSSSSSSGNSNGNNNVNTNNNAFLETSKAERAMWLMKCPPLVSRALQSPSPSSPPDASSSSEPPRPVAKVVLSIDPLRSNDDNSSTQFTMELAGTESGHVPKIYSMDMSQDFIPMSVFSESSQGKFFVEGKILNKFDMKPHNQDIENYGKLCRERTTKYMTKTRQIQVIGNDNGAHMRPLPGMMSFSSSGPNDKKKIPAKGSEAKRTRRDRNEMEEIMFKLFERQPNWTLRQLIQETDQPEQFMKDILKDLCVYNNKGANQGSYELKPEYRRTNEEPTPQ